In Chloroflexota bacterium, one genomic interval encodes:
- a CDS encoding CoA transferase, producing the protein MPSNASHHLPLEGIRVADLSLVLAGTSACTLLSDWGAEVIRLEPLQNFQPNTRGRLARPSQAYLDAAHVWVNAYPDFKPGRRPWNRWPFFQVHARNKLSMTLDMKSPEGLAILKRIVAVSDIVIENNVPETLNKLGISYPVLRKVKPDLIMVRMPGYGLTGPYANYRSLGSHLEGTAGHTYIRGYADSDPTTVEDIYFGDAAAGVTACFAAMAALHELRRTGKGQLIELAQVETVVSYFSDLLLDYQMNRRVAKPGGNDLAPFAPHNTYQCSGDDRWVAIAVSNDKEWQGLVKAMGNPEWASDAKFSTQAGRFKRRRELDQRITQWTRQHENQWAMARLQSFGVPAGVLNDERDAYADPHLNARGFFETLTHPDTGTHRYPGIVWKMVKTPNKIRTPPPMLGEHNKYAYAELLGVPPEEYKRLEAAGHIGDEYPPHVA; encoded by the coding sequence GTGCCATCGAACGCCAGCCATCACCTCCCCCTCGAAGGCATCCGCGTCGCCGATCTGTCCCTTGTGCTGGCGGGGACCAGCGCCTGCACGCTGCTCTCCGATTGGGGGGCGGAGGTCATCCGCCTAGAGCCGCTGCAGAACTTCCAGCCCAACACGCGCGGCAGGCTGGCGCGGCCGTCCCAAGCCTACCTGGACGCGGCGCACGTGTGGGTGAACGCCTACCCGGATTTCAAACCCGGCAGACGCCCGTGGAACCGCTGGCCGTTCTTCCAAGTCCACGCCCGCAACAAGCTCAGTATGACCTTGGACATGAAATCGCCGGAGGGGCTGGCGATCCTGAAGCGCATCGTCGCCGTCTCGGACATCGTGATCGAGAACAACGTGCCGGAGACGCTGAACAAGCTGGGCATCAGCTATCCCGTCCTCCGCAAGGTGAAGCCGGACCTCATCATGGTGCGGATGCCGGGCTATGGGCTCACCGGGCCCTACGCGAACTACCGGTCGCTGGGGTCGCACCTGGAGGGCACGGCAGGCCATACCTACATCCGAGGCTACGCCGATTCAGACCCAACGACGGTTGAGGACATCTACTTCGGCGATGCCGCCGCCGGGGTGACGGCCTGTTTCGCGGCCATGGCGGCGCTGCACGAGCTGCGCCGCACGGGCAAAGGCCAGCTCATCGAACTGGCGCAAGTGGAGACGGTGGTCTCCTACTTCAGTGATCTGCTGCTCGATTACCAGATGAACAGGCGCGTCGCGAAGCCAGGGGGGAATGACCTCGCCCCCTTCGCGCCGCACAACACCTATCAGTGCAGCGGCGACGACCGGTGGGTCGCCATCGCCGTGAGCAACGACAAGGAGTGGCAGGGCCTGGTGAAGGCGATGGGCAACCCGGAATGGGCGAGTGACGCCAAGTTCTCCACCCAAGCCGGGCGCTTCAAGCGCCGCCGGGAGCTGGACCAGCGCATCACCCAGTGGACGCGCCAACATGAGAACCAGTGGGCGATGGCGCGTCTGCAATCGTTCGGCGTGCCGGCAGGCGTGCTGAACGACGAGCGCGACGCCTATGCCGACCCGCACCTGAACGCGCGGGGCTTCTTTGAGACGCTGACGCACCCGGATACGGGGACGCACCGGTATCCGGGCATCGTGTGGAAGATGGTGAAGACGCCGAACAAGATCCGCACGCCCCCGCCGATGCTGGGCGAGCACAACAAGTACGCCTATGCCGAACTGCTGGGGGTCCCGCCCGAAGAGTACAAGCGCCTGGAGGCGGCGGGGCACATCGGCGACGAGTATCCGCCGCACGTGGCCTAA